The following proteins come from a genomic window of Ictalurus furcatus strain D&B chromosome 26, Billie_1.0, whole genome shotgun sequence:
- the LOC128602118 gene encoding lecithin retinol acyltransferase-like — protein sequence MMLDSLLLLLQKMFLFAHRDFFSVVASRADKPRRAERTERAGAEVTAQLERGDLLEVPRTLFVHFGIYLGDGKVAHLIPDILPLLTRDELRVRAVVSNKRLLLGVLCRRAAVRVDTLEDFVYGARVLLINAMDGVLGVQPAPNEEVARTAEKLIGAVRYSLLWNNCEHFVTFCRYGTGISLQTDKFCECLKSVLRDQRSVLVTSVTGIFLILFLGLSACTALPVLLVSFILWMVG from the exons ATGATGTTGGactcgctgctgctgctgttgcagaAAATGTTCTTGTTTGCGCACCGGGACTTTTTCAGCGTCGTGGCATCGAGAGCCGACAAGCCGAGGCGCGCGGAGAGGACGGAGCGCGCGGGAGCGGAAGTCACAGCGCAGCTCGAGCGCGGAGATCTGCTCGAGGTTCCCCGCACGCTGTTCGTGCACTTCGGGATCTACTTGGGCGACGGGAAGGTGGCGCACCTCATCCCCGACATCCTTCCGCTTCTCACGCGCGATGAGCTCCGCGTCCGCGCCGTAGTGAGCAACAAGCGGCTACTGCTGGGAGTGCTGTGCCGCAGAGCCGCCGTGCGCGTCGACACGCTCGAGGACTTCGTGTACGGGGCGCGCGTGCTGCTCATCAACGCCATGGACGGTGTGCTCGGTGTGCAGCCCGCGCCTAACGAGGAGGTCGCGCGCACGGCGGAAAAACTGATCGGCGCTGTTCGCTACAGCCTCCTGTGGAACAACTGTGAGCACTTCGTCACGTTCTGCCGATACGGTACCGGGATCAGCCTGCAGACCGACAAG TTTTGTGAGTGCCTGAAATCTGTTCTCCGGGATCAGAGGAGTGTCCTGGTCACTTCAGTCACTGGGATATTTCTCATATTGTTCCTGGGATTATCCGCATGCACAGCACTTCCTGTCCTTCTCGTCTCCTTCATCCTCTGGATGGTCGGATAA
- the rbm46 gene encoding probable RNA-binding protein 46 isoform X2, whose amino-acid sequence MSEDGVESCAEDQSVHNELALLALLEKTGYSMVQENGQRKFGGPPPGWEGPPPPRGCEVFVGKIPRDMYEDKLVPVFERAGHIYEFRLMMEFSGENRGYAFVMYTTREAAQLAITLLDNYEIRPGKFIGVCVSLDNCRLFIGSIPKDRKKEEIQEEMMKVTDGVVDVIVYPSAMDKSKNRGFAFVEYESHKAAAMARRKLIPGTFQLWGHTIQVDWAEPEKDVDEETMQRVRVLYVRNLMLHTSEEALHSEFSCLKPGSVERVKKLTDYAFIHFYCREDALAAQQYMNGKLIDGSPIEVTLAKPVSKDVGRRFRTRFGHNGTAPAHYSDPNFQSKDDSPISVGSGGMGDGFSPRDLSLSPHPSSPYSVELERCVYPFLPGSGLVPISLQSLKPSHLSSAVSLLEYYCHKNGWSLPEYYLYTTTAATFSTAAHEGRALLVYKVVISSTQSSYMPDKVCTVLEDAKELAACNALWNLDLTLFGPGSPGRFSPPAVSSGTGLLSFACQAVPYPAYSLAPVSSPMSVSSTRGSRIYIPTQSSF is encoded by the exons ATGAGTGAGGATGGTGTTGAGTCGTGTGCTGAGGATCAGTCGGTCCATAATGAATTGGCTCTGCTGGCCCTGTTGGAGAAGACCGGATACAGTATGGTGCAGGAAAACGGACAGAGGAAATTCGGGGGTCCGCCTCCAG GCTGGGAAGGCCCTCCTCCTCCCCGAGGCTGTGAGGTATTTGTGGGGAAAATTCCCAGAGATATGTACGAGGACAAGCTGGTGCCCGTGTTCGAACGCGCTGGCCACATCTACGAGTTCCGCTTGATGATGGAGTTCAGTGGTGAGAACCGCGGCTACGCCTTTGTCATGTACACCACCCGAGAAGCAGCGCAGCTAGCCATTACCCTCCTCGACAACTACGAAATCCGTCCAGGAAAGTTCatcggagtgtgtgtgagtctggATAACTGTCGCCTCTTCATCGGCTCTATCCCtaaagacaggaagaaagaggaGATCCAAGAAGAGATGATGAAG gtaacagATGGAGTGGTGGATGTTATCGTTTACCCCAGTGCCATGGACAAAAGTAAGAACCGTGGTTTTGCGTTTGTGGAGTACGAGTCACACAAAGCTGCTGCCATGGCTCGCAGGAAGCTCATACCAG GAACATTCCAGTTGTGGGGTCACACTATTCAGGTGGACTGGGCGGAGCCAGAGAAGGACGTGGACGAGGAGACAATGCAGCGTGTTCGGGTTCTGTACGTGCGTAATCTCATGCTGCACACGAGTGAGGAGGCTCTTCACTCAGAGTTCAGCTGTCTGAAGCCCGGTTCTGTGGAGCGTGTGAAGAAACTGACAGACTACGCCTTTATTCACTTCTACTGCCGTGAAGACGCGCTCGCCGCACAGCAGTACATGAACGGCAAACTCATAGACGGCTCTCCCATCGAAGTCACTCTCGCAAAGCCGGTCAGCAAAGACGTGGGTCGAAGATTCAGAACCCGCTTTGGACATAATGGAACGGCACCAGCGCACTACAGCGACCCTAACTTCCAAAGCAAAGACGACTCACCGATCAGCGTGGGCTCAGGAGGGATGGGTGACGGTTTTTCTCCACGTGATCTCAGTTTATCTCCTCATCCGAGTAGCCCGTATTCGGTGGAGTTAGAACGGTGCGTGTATCCCTTTCTGCCCGGGTCCGGTCTGGTACCGATCAGTCTGCAGAGCCTGAAACCGAGTCATCTGAGCTCTGCTGTGTCTCTGCTGGAATATTACTGCCACAAGAACGGCTGGTCTCTGCCCGAGTATTACCTATACACCACTACTGCAGCGACCTTCTCCACCGCTGCCCATGAAGGAAGAGCGCTGCTGGTCTATAAGGTGGTGATCAGCAGCACGCAGAGCAGCTACATGCCCGATAAAGTCTGCACTGTTCTGGAGGACGCCAAGGAGCTCGCCGCTTGCAACGCGCTCTGGAACCTCG ATCTCACATTATTTGGCCCAGGTTCTCCTGGCCGTTTCTCTCCTCCAGCAGTATCCTCAGGTACAGGTTTGTTGTCGTTTGCGTGTCAAGCGGTACCGTACCCAGCGTACTCCTTGGCTCCCGTCTCATCTCCGATGTCCGTCTCCAGTACCAGGGGCTCACGGATCTACATTCCCACCCAGTCCTCCTTCTGA
- the rbm46 gene encoding probable RNA-binding protein 46 isoform X1 has product MVEMSEDGVESCAEDQSVHNELALLALLEKTGYSMVQENGQRKFGGPPPGWEGPPPPRGCEVFVGKIPRDMYEDKLVPVFERAGHIYEFRLMMEFSGENRGYAFVMYTTREAAQLAITLLDNYEIRPGKFIGVCVSLDNCRLFIGSIPKDRKKEEIQEEMMKVTDGVVDVIVYPSAMDKSKNRGFAFVEYESHKAAAMARRKLIPGTFQLWGHTIQVDWAEPEKDVDEETMQRVRVLYVRNLMLHTSEEALHSEFSCLKPGSVERVKKLTDYAFIHFYCREDALAAQQYMNGKLIDGSPIEVTLAKPVSKDVGRRFRTRFGHNGTAPAHYSDPNFQSKDDSPISVGSGGMGDGFSPRDLSLSPHPSSPYSVELERCVYPFLPGSGLVPISLQSLKPSHLSSAVSLLEYYCHKNGWSLPEYYLYTTTAATFSTAAHEGRALLVYKVVISSTQSSYMPDKVCTVLEDAKELAACNALWNLDLTLFGPGSPGRFSPPAVSSGTGLLSFACQAVPYPAYSLAPVSSPMSVSSTRGSRIYIPTQSSF; this is encoded by the exons AT GGTGGAGATGAGTGAGGATGGTGTTGAGTCGTGTGCTGAGGATCAGTCGGTCCATAATGAATTGGCTCTGCTGGCCCTGTTGGAGAAGACCGGATACAGTATGGTGCAGGAAAACGGACAGAGGAAATTCGGGGGTCCGCCTCCAG GCTGGGAAGGCCCTCCTCCTCCCCGAGGCTGTGAGGTATTTGTGGGGAAAATTCCCAGAGATATGTACGAGGACAAGCTGGTGCCCGTGTTCGAACGCGCTGGCCACATCTACGAGTTCCGCTTGATGATGGAGTTCAGTGGTGAGAACCGCGGCTACGCCTTTGTCATGTACACCACCCGAGAAGCAGCGCAGCTAGCCATTACCCTCCTCGACAACTACGAAATCCGTCCAGGAAAGTTCatcggagtgtgtgtgagtctggATAACTGTCGCCTCTTCATCGGCTCTATCCCtaaagacaggaagaaagaggaGATCCAAGAAGAGATGATGAAG gtaacagATGGAGTGGTGGATGTTATCGTTTACCCCAGTGCCATGGACAAAAGTAAGAACCGTGGTTTTGCGTTTGTGGAGTACGAGTCACACAAAGCTGCTGCCATGGCTCGCAGGAAGCTCATACCAG GAACATTCCAGTTGTGGGGTCACACTATTCAGGTGGACTGGGCGGAGCCAGAGAAGGACGTGGACGAGGAGACAATGCAGCGTGTTCGGGTTCTGTACGTGCGTAATCTCATGCTGCACACGAGTGAGGAGGCTCTTCACTCAGAGTTCAGCTGTCTGAAGCCCGGTTCTGTGGAGCGTGTGAAGAAACTGACAGACTACGCCTTTATTCACTTCTACTGCCGTGAAGACGCGCTCGCCGCACAGCAGTACATGAACGGCAAACTCATAGACGGCTCTCCCATCGAAGTCACTCTCGCAAAGCCGGTCAGCAAAGACGTGGGTCGAAGATTCAGAACCCGCTTTGGACATAATGGAACGGCACCAGCGCACTACAGCGACCCTAACTTCCAAAGCAAAGACGACTCACCGATCAGCGTGGGCTCAGGAGGGATGGGTGACGGTTTTTCTCCACGTGATCTCAGTTTATCTCCTCATCCGAGTAGCCCGTATTCGGTGGAGTTAGAACGGTGCGTGTATCCCTTTCTGCCCGGGTCCGGTCTGGTACCGATCAGTCTGCAGAGCCTGAAACCGAGTCATCTGAGCTCTGCTGTGTCTCTGCTGGAATATTACTGCCACAAGAACGGCTGGTCTCTGCCCGAGTATTACCTATACACCACTACTGCAGCGACCTTCTCCACCGCTGCCCATGAAGGAAGAGCGCTGCTGGTCTATAAGGTGGTGATCAGCAGCACGCAGAGCAGCTACATGCCCGATAAAGTCTGCACTGTTCTGGAGGACGCCAAGGAGCTCGCCGCTTGCAACGCGCTCTGGAACCTCG ATCTCACATTATTTGGCCCAGGTTCTCCTGGCCGTTTCTCTCCTCCAGCAGTATCCTCAGGTACAGGTTTGTTGTCGTTTGCGTGTCAAGCGGTACCGTACCCAGCGTACTCCTTGGCTCCCGTCTCATCTCCGATGTCCGTCTCCAGTACCAGGGGCTCACGGATCTACATTCCCACCCAGTCCTCCTTCTGA
- the lratb.2 gene encoding lecithin retinol acyltransferase b, tandem duplicate 2 has product MPLLSLHTEDKTFPSLSETQLISPTMFLLRFLSTFFTALIPDEDKKKLKAGTYDISMFKRGDLLEVPRTLFTHFGIYLGNNRVAHLIPDILPVISSDKSAISAMVTNNRLILGAIMKKASVRVDSVEDFAYGAEILVNSMDRVCSRPPLHGEEVARRAEKLTGSVDYSLLWFNCEHYVMFCRYGTSMSFQTYQVQHLTTQHTFCKSVRKMVFSRTSSFLSLVMCVFITVFLGSVSVCGVLLMLIIPFTIWMAS; this is encoded by the exons ATGCCCCTCCTCAGCCTCCACACGGAGGATAAAACCTTCCCGAGCCTTTCCGAAACGCAACTCATCTCTCCGACGATGTTTCTCCTGCGGTTCCTCAGCacctttttcacagcactgatcCCGGACGAGGACAAAAAGAAGCTGAAAGCAGGCACATATGACATCTCCATGTTTAAGCGCGGGGATCTCCTAGAGGTTCCACGAACGCTCTTCACACATTTTGGGATCTACCTGGGCAACAACCGTGTGGCTCACCTCATTCCTGACATCCTGCCCGTTATCTCATCTGATAAAAGCGCCATCTCCGCGATGGTGACCAACAACCGGCTGATCCTGGGTGCGATCATGAAGAAGGCCAGCGTTCGAGTGGACTCTGTGGAGGACTTTGCGTACGGAGCTGAGATTCTGGTGAACAGCATGGACAGGGTGTGCAGTCGGCCGCCGCTCCACGGTGAAGAGGTGGCCAGGCGAGCGGAGAAGCTGACGGGATCCGTGGATTACAGTCTGCTGTGGTTCAACTGTGAACATTACGTCATGTTCTGCAGATACGGAACCAGCATGAGCTTTCAGACCTACCAGGTACAACATCTCACAACTCAACATACA TTCTGTAAAAGTGTCAGGAAGATGGTGTTCAGTAGGACCAGCTCGTTCCTGAGTcttgtgatgtgtgtgttcattacgGTGTTTCTGGGCAGTGTGTCGGTGTGTGGAGTGTTACTCATGCTGATCATTCCCTTCACCATATGGATGGCATCGTGA